Proteins from one Monodelphis domestica isolate mMonDom1 chromosome 6, mMonDom1.pri, whole genome shotgun sequence genomic window:
- the LOC130455046 gene encoding LOW QUALITY PROTEIN: transcription factor A, mitochondrial-like (The sequence of the model RefSeq protein was modified relative to this genomic sequence to represent the inferred CDS: inserted 2 bases in 1 codon; substituted 1 base at 1 genomic stop codon): MAAGAVALLLCGGWRALRALDQPAGLRAAAGIDRGLLGPPLPSSICALERFMKDCTLSNAPKKPLTSYIQFVMDRQPQFKEQNPDLKNTEVIRMLAQVWRELPASEKKVYQXADFKVYXEQVSKYKAELNVGEKRNLKEEKWRKKARKEIVKKKETQEMMKILNKEWKNLSSSRKQVYMQLAEDDKIRYTNEIKLWEEKMIEIGWEDLLRFRKLKDKIGKGLEDIY, encoded by the exons ATGGCGGCGGGGGCTGTGGCGCTGCTACTGTGCGGAGGCTGGAGGGCGTTGAGGGCACTGGACCAGCCCGCTGGCCTCCGAGCAGCTGCCGGGATCGACCGAGGGCTGTTGGGGCCGCCGCTTCCAAGTTCTATCTGTGCATTGGAGAGATTTATGAAAGACTGTACTCTATCTAATGCTCCAAAGAAGCCCTTGACATCATACATTCAATTTGTAATGGATCGGCAACCCCAATTTAAAGAACAAAATCCAGATTTGAAGAACACAGAAGTAATTAGGATGCTTGCTCAAGTCTGGAGAGAGCTTCCAGCATCAGAGAAGAAAGTATACCA GGCAGATTTTAAAGTATACTAAGAACAGGTCTCTAAATATAAAGCAGAGCTCAATGTTggtgaaaaaagaaatttgaaagaagagaagtggcgaaaaaaggctagaaaagaaatagtaaaaaaaaaagaga CACAGGAAATGATGAAGATTTTAAATAAAGAGTGGAAAAATCTGTCATCATCTCGAAAGCAGGTATACATGCAACTTGCTGAAGATGATAAAATTCgttatacaaatgaaattaaattgtGGGAAGAAAAAATGATTGAAATTGGATGGGAAGATCTTTTACGCTTTAGGAAACtaaaagacaaaattggaaaAGGCCTTGAAGATATCTATTGA